The window CTGGAACTTGCGGCCAATCCCCTGACGGGCGATAGCGATTGGATCCAGCGCGGTCAGATCGATGGACTGGTCATACAGCGCTTTACCGCTTTGCGGACGGGTTTTGCCGGTGATGACGTCCATCAGGGTGGTTTTCCCGGCGCCGTTCGGGCCAATAATGCAGCGCAGTTCCCCGACGCCAATATTCAGCGTGAGATCGGTTAACGCCTGAAAACCATCAAAGCTGACGTTGATGTTTTCCAGTTGCAGCACCGGGTCAGTCTGCTGACGATAGCGATCGCCGGGCATCTGGCGGGTAAAAAGTCCTTCGTCTGGCTGCATTATTTTTCTCCTTTGCGAAACAGACCAATCACGCCGCGCGGTAAAAACAGCGTCACGACAATGAATATCAGCCCCAGGAACAGCTGCCAGTACTCCGGCATAATGACGGTAAACAGGCTTTTCGCCCCGTTGACCATCACCGCGCCGATGACCGGCCCAATCAGCGAACCGCGACCGCCGAGCGCAACCCAGATTGCCGCCTCAATCGAATTGGTTGGCGACATCTCGCCGGGGTTAATGATCCCGACCTGCGGCACATACAGCGCCCCGGCCAGGCCGCAGAGCATGGCGGAGAGCGTCCAGACCAGCAGCCTGAAGCCTTTTGGATCGTAGCCGCAGAACATCAGCCGGTTTTCGGCATCGCGCACCGCGGTGAGGATACGGCCAAACTTACTGCGCGCCAGCGCGAACCCCAGCCAGAGCGCCAGCACCAGCAGCAGTACGCTGGCGAGGAACAGGCCCACCCGGGTGCTGGTCGCGGTGATCGGCAGGCCCAGCAGAGTGGTAAAGCCGGTAAAACCGTTGTTGCCGCCAAACCCCGTTTCGTTACGGAAGAACAGCAGCATCCCGGCATATGTCAGCGCCTGGGTCATAATCGAAAAATAGACGCCTTTAATTTTTGAGCGGAAAGCAAACCAGCCAAAGATGAGCGCCAGCAAGCCCGGCAGCAGAATTACCAGCGCCATCGCCCAGGCGAAATGCTGCGTTCCCCACCAGAACCACGGCAGTTCCGTCCAGGAAAGAAAGGACATAAACGCCGG is drawn from Citrobacter rodentium NBRC 105723 = DSM 16636 and contains these coding sequences:
- the urtC gene encoding urea ABC transporter permease subunit UrtC is translated as MTMPMTLTIARKAPRISLLVGALVLLALIILPFLALLPAEHPLAISVWTLTLTGKILCYAVVAVALDLVWGYAGMLSLGHGIFFALGGYAMGMYLMRQAAGEGLPAFMSFLSWTELPWFWWGTQHFAWAMALVILLPGLLALIFGWFAFRSKIKGVYFSIMTQALTYAGMLLFFRNETGFGGNNGFTGFTTLLGLPITATSTRVGLFLASVLLLVLALWLGFALARSKFGRILTAVRDAENRLMFCGYDPKGFRLLVWTLSAMLCGLAGALYVPQVGIINPGEMSPTNSIEAAIWVALGGRGSLIGPVIGAVMVNGAKSLFTVIMPEYWQLFLGLIFIVVTLFLPRGVIGLFRKGEK